A genomic segment from Pediococcus acidilactici encodes:
- a CDS encoding helix-turn-helix domain-containing protein, producing the protein MFDRVKKISKKRGLSLAQLNEKAGFKPNVIYSWKTKTPSIDKVESVAKVLGVSVDYLLGKNETPEWANERDTTDLKKFLEDNDGTFTYGGDDLTEDEKQKLKIAMTQIFWDRHKHD; encoded by the coding sequence ATGTTTGACAGGGTAAAAAAAATTTCAAAAAAAAGAGGATTAAGTCTTGCACAATTAAATGAAAAGGCAGGATTTAAACCAAATGTTATATATTCATGGAAAACAAAAACTCCATCTATAGATAAAGTTGAATCGGTTGCAAAAGTTCTAGGTGTATCTGTAGATTATTTGTTAGGTAAAAATGAAACTCCTGAATGGGCAAACGAAAGGGACACTACCGATTTAAAGAAATTTCTTGAAGACAACGATGGGACATTCACTTATGGAGGAGATGATTTAACCGAGGATGAGAAGCAAAAATTAAAAATTGCGATGACTCAGATTTTTTGGGATCGTCACAAACATGACTAG
- a CDS encoding ImmA/IrrE family metallo-endopeptidase, which produces MSIVKDFIQNVQKRYNTADPFKIAEILNIDVRYCYLGRMPLGKTNYDDKGTIIILNNSLRDSPQKYFTLAHELGHYFMHEGLAGYYTGVRFGYDEFENQANEFASGLLALFYVEEYDRLPHTIRELEVTYGLPTN; this is translated from the coding sequence ATGTCTATAGTTAAGGACTTTATACAAAATGTTCAAAAAAGATACAATACTGCCGATCCTTTTAAAATTGCCGAAATACTAAATATAGATGTACGTTATTGCTATTTAGGACGTATGCCTCTGGGGAAAACGAACTATGACGATAAAGGAACAATCATAATATTAAACAACTCTCTACGTGATTCGCCACAAAAGTACTTCACACTTGCGCACGAGCTTGGTCACTATTTTATGCACGAAGGACTGGCAGGGTATTATACAGGCGTCCGCTTTGGATATGATGAATTTGAGAATCAAGCAAACGAATTTGCTAGTGGCCTTTTAGCTTTATTTTATGTGGAAGAATACGATCGTTTGCCTCATACAATTCGTGAACTAGAAGTAACATACGGATTACCTACTAATTAA
- a CDS encoding DUF4352 domain-containing protein — translation MIQLSIALQTIFIIAIIAFIIGLIWLIINWIKKKPKKAPTIFSIISLIILVVSLVGGVTVSNEIDKTLSNISNSTKAKSAKNTDSDDYSDESSGKTDNKNQIELDDDKIDIKDSKEYSTTYSDSSWAGTTVKIDKVTVYKTDGEYSDGDDGKFNGVVKVHFDIKAGRDISIYASQATLNTNDGQQVEADGYDSDDFDGDLNSGANANGDVYFLLPKLGSVSDLHTLRLKFDSSYDTDDYDDDNSDHSYDVTVNLQ, via the coding sequence ATGATACAACTCAGTATTGCGTTACAAACTATTTTTATAATTGCAATTATTGCATTTATTATCGGTTTAATTTGGCTAATTATTAATTGGATTAAAAAGAAACCTAAAAAAGCTCCCACAATTTTTTCAATCATTTCATTAATTATCCTTGTAGTTAGCTTAGTTGGTGGTGTGACAGTTTCAAATGAAATTGATAAAACATTATCAAACATCAGTAATTCTACAAAAGCTAAATCAGCTAAAAATACTGACAGCGATGATTATTCTGACGAAAGTTCAGGCAAAACTGATAATAAAAACCAAATTGAATTAGACGATGACAAGATAGACATCAAAGACTCAAAGGAATATTCAACTACATATTCTGATTCATCTTGGGCTGGTACTACAGTTAAAATTGATAAAGTTACTGTTTACAAAACAGATGGGGAATATTCCGACGGGGATGACGGCAAATTCAATGGTGTAGTTAAAGTTCATTTTGACATCAAAGCAGGCCGAGATATTTCAATATATGCCTCACAAGCCACTTTAAATACTAACGACGGTCAACAAGTAGAAGCAGATGGTTATGATAGTGATGATTTTGACGGTGATTTAAACTCCGGAGCAAATGCTAACGGTGATGTCTACTTCCTGCTTCCTAAACTAGGCTCAGTTAGTGATTTACATACACTACGCCTTAAATTTGATTCAAGCTATGATACGGACGATTACGATGATGATAACTCTGATCACTCATACGACGTGACTGTCAATTTACAGTAA
- a CDS encoding site-specific integrase, producing the protein MASFEKRGKKYRAVVSVMDNGVRRKVSKTFPTKKEATEWATIMEADKFQNKKIIASSMTFADWFKMWMENYKKSEVRESTYAAYKSDYNVISKCFGNTTLAELTYPLLQSTLDKIGKKKKQGSVANLVIKIRASLKEAKYEQYIKSDIYSRLKPHGIRVDKKANVLSATEFEKLQNYLYQNYQNNLVNGAILVALETGMRIGEILALNSKDVSAAFQTIVINKSLSHATSKITPPKNKHSIRTIKITKELANVIESYGYHESRIFNVSSDTIRRNLDEIIELLNLTPITTHGLRHSHASYLLYRGISINYVSARLGHANVSITQRVYAHMLKEEKQREQERAMKILSMSPNVPKRSQTP; encoded by the coding sequence ATGGCGTCATTTGAAAAACGTGGAAAGAAATATAGAGCTGTTGTATCAGTAATGGATAACGGCGTACGTAGAAAGGTTTCCAAGACCTTCCCCACCAAAAAAGAAGCGACTGAGTGGGCTACCATTATGGAAGCCGATAAGTTTCAGAATAAAAAAATTATTGCCTCTTCAATGACCTTTGCAGATTGGTTTAAGATGTGGATGGAAAATTATAAGAAGAGCGAAGTTAGAGAATCTACTTACGCTGCTTATAAAAGTGATTACAACGTAATTTCAAAATGTTTTGGGAATACTACTTTAGCTGAATTAACATACCCATTACTTCAATCTACATTAGACAAAATTGGAAAAAAGAAAAAGCAAGGATCTGTTGCAAATTTAGTAATTAAGATCCGTGCATCATTGAAAGAAGCGAAATATGAACAGTATATTAAATCCGACATTTATTCAAGATTAAAACCACATGGTATCCGAGTTGATAAAAAGGCTAATGTTTTATCTGCTACAGAGTTTGAAAAACTACAAAATTATCTTTATCAAAATTACCAAAATAATTTAGTGAACGGCGCTATTCTAGTTGCCCTTGAAACCGGAATGAGAATTGGCGAAATACTTGCCCTTAATTCGAAAGACGTTTCCGCTGCTTTTCAAACAATCGTTATAAACAAATCATTATCTCATGCCACTAGTAAGATAACACCTCCTAAAAATAAACATTCAATCAGGACAATAAAAATAACTAAAGAATTAGCCAATGTAATTGAATCTTATGGGTATCACGAAAGTAGAATATTCAATGTGTCTTCAGATACAATCCGAAGGAACTTAGATGAAATTATTGAACTACTAAATCTAACCCCTATCACTACACACGGTTTAAGACACTCACACGCCTCTTATTTGTTGTATAGAGGTATATCAATTAATTATGTTTCCGCACGCTTAGGACATGCTAATGTCTCAATTACTCAAAGGGTATATGCTCATATGCTCAAGGAAGAAAAACAAAGAGAGCAAGAAAGAGCAATGAAAATCTTATCAATGTCCCCAAATGTCCCCAAAAGAAGCCAAACCCCTTGA
- a CDS encoding PTS sugar transporter produces MRLLLMSHGNMAIETLKSAEMILGHIDNMKAIGLQPNQGPEDLQKAAEEFINDNPNQDKTMVAVDLLGGTPSNVVVRLMAKYPDLEVVSGLNLPMVIGFANQVMMGMDVDKQSLISEAQNGVVDVNAKLNG; encoded by the coding sequence ATGAGATTACTGTTGATGAGTCATGGAAATATGGCAATTGAAACGTTGAAAAGCGCAGAAATGATTTTAGGCCATATTGACAACATGAAGGCAATTGGTTTGCAGCCAAACCAAGGTCCGGAAGATTTACAAAAGGCTGCCGAAGAGTTTATCAATGACAACCCTAATCAAGACAAGACGATGGTTGCAGTTGATTTGCTCGGTGGAACCCCATCAAATGTGGTTGTACGCTTGATGGCTAAGTACCCAGACTTAGAAGTGGTTAGTGGATTGAATCTGCCAATGGTGATTGGATTTGCAAACCAAGTAATGATGGGAATGGACGTTGACAAGCAATCATTGATTAGTGAGGCACAAAACGGCGTTGTTGATGTAAATGCTAAATTGAATGGATAA
- a CDS encoding adhesin, which translates to MKFSVTNDAAKWFIKELDLKPGGAVKIFTKIYGGIPTVYPSFFLGIAPGDKDDESTAKTVVDDITFYIESGNEWIVDTHDLTVEYNGQDVDYHFSD; encoded by the coding sequence ATGAAATTTTCCGTAACTAACGACGCAGCCAAGTGGTTTATCAAGGAATTAGATTTGAAACCGGGCGGGGCGGTAAAAATATTCACCAAAATTTATGGGGGAATCCCTACGGTTTATCCAAGCTTTTTCTTGGGTATCGCGCCCGGAGACAAGGATGACGAATCAACCGCTAAGACGGTTGTCGATGACATTACTTTTTACATCGAATCTGGTAACGAATGGATTGTGGATACCCATGACTTAACTGTGGAATACAATGGGCAGGATGTCGATTATCACTTTTCAGATTAA
- a CDS encoding sialate O-acetylesterase: MQDYQLQVDQIFSDNMMLPFGKPFQISGLASVGATVKTTIGARVARAIVRKDGTWNCQFGPFDDCRTSFEVKIEVQNQRLKLKNVRFGRVLLVAGQSNVGFRMSQDQDFAQAQATIPATPITYYNVPQPAFVYENGEVKEYQSRATHWHQVKKSNLGHVSAVGYYAAQEMVRQNPKIPVGIVCCTRDGASAGTWISETSLRKDAQLAERVVKPFLSHIEKITDADFKADIARYHQTVKRHNRLMYNFMKSNPDVPIGEALNIVGQTPWPPPKTPDSYLRPGALFNAMVKKIRHFRFSQLVWYQGETDTDHPEIYDRLLQTLINDWRSTFADVSLPVYVIQLPKYADVNRHAWAKIRQQQLKVVQRLANTHLISIADTGEYYNPHPTAKRLAGQRVGRILAGKGYQATPQLGWLNTEGAQTCFHFWFVKELQVTQPPLIEGFVQQKWQAVPAKIEGASLKVHFPLGTTQARYGYSNAPTLTLFNEVGDPVSPFVVDLTTQDLI; encoded by the coding sequence ATGCAAGATTATCAGTTACAAGTGGACCAAATATTTTCTGATAATATGATGTTGCCCTTCGGCAAGCCATTTCAAATTAGCGGATTGGCCTCTGTAGGAGCAACGGTCAAAACCACCATTGGGGCTCGAGTTGCACGGGCAATCGTAAGAAAGGATGGCACGTGGAATTGCCAATTTGGACCTTTTGACGATTGTCGAACTTCATTTGAAGTTAAAATTGAAGTTCAAAATCAGCGGTTGAAGTTGAAAAATGTCCGCTTTGGCCGAGTTTTACTGGTGGCGGGGCAATCTAACGTGGGATTTCGGATGTCCCAAGACCAAGATTTTGCGCAAGCTCAAGCCACAATTCCGGCGACCCCGATTACCTATTACAACGTTCCCCAGCCTGCGTTTGTCTATGAAAACGGTGAAGTTAAGGAATATCAATCACGAGCGACCCACTGGCACCAAGTTAAGAAATCTAATTTAGGACACGTTTCGGCGGTGGGCTACTATGCTGCCCAAGAAATGGTACGTCAGAACCCTAAAATTCCGGTCGGCATTGTTTGCTGTACGCGGGACGGGGCCTCTGCTGGTACTTGGATATCCGAGACGTCTTTGCGTAAGGATGCGCAATTGGCAGAAAGGGTTGTAAAGCCGTTCCTAAGCCATATTGAAAAGATTACGGATGCTGATTTTAAAGCGGATATTGCGCGTTATCACCAAACTGTTAAGCGGCATAACCGGCTGATGTATAACTTTATGAAAAGCAACCCCGACGTTCCAATCGGGGAAGCCTTGAATATCGTCGGGCAAACGCCTTGGCCACCACCTAAAACACCAGATAGTTACTTGCGGCCGGGGGCGCTCTTTAACGCAATGGTCAAAAAAATCCGCCATTTTCGTTTCAGTCAGCTGGTCTGGTACCAAGGCGAGACCGATACGGATCACCCCGAAATTTACGATCGCCTTTTACAAACGTTAATTAACGACTGGCGGTCAACGTTTGCGGATGTTTCGCTGCCGGTGTACGTAATTCAACTGCCAAAATATGCGGATGTAAACCGGCACGCGTGGGCAAAAATTAGGCAACAACAGCTCAAAGTGGTGCAGCGACTGGCTAATACTCACCTAATTTCCATTGCGGACACGGGCGAGTACTATAACCCCCATCCAACCGCGAAACGGCTGGCAGGTCAACGTGTGGGTCGTATTTTAGCTGGCAAAGGCTACCAAGCGACCCCCCAATTAGGATGGCTTAACACGGAAGGTGCGCAAACCTGCTTTCACTTTTGGTTTGTTAAAGAACTACAAGTTACTCAACCACCGTTAATTGAAGGGTTTGTGCAACAAAAATGGCAGGCGGTACCAGCAAAAATTGAGGGTGCTAGTCTAAAAGTTCATTTTCCACTAGGGACGACGCAAGCGCGGTACGGATATAGCAACGCACCGACCTTGACGCTGTTCAATGAAGTCGGTGATCCTGTTAGCCCCTTTGTGGTGGATTTGACTACGCAAGATTTAATCTAG
- a CDS encoding aldose 1-epimerase family protein, translating into MIKLKNQHLTVEIDNMGAQLTHVIDQQSGYDYIWNGQAWQRHAPILFPAIGKSNQDSYLLEGQTYPMPQHGFARDFDWQKVAQSETAVKLELKANEQTKRMFPFDFTLQVEYQLKNDQLITTYYVINQDKRRMPYALGSHPAFNVPIDDDGVFENYRLTFSPHQKQVQRLGVRPVPFRDGKKAPWDAIKDSQLALNHEMFNDGLIILDAKKVDSVSLTSPETAHEVKLNFKDFPYLTLWTMENRTEPFLCIEPFAGLPDEAAETPTDWKNKKGNNLLEPQETQTFTYTIEFK; encoded by the coding sequence ATGATTAAGTTAAAGAATCAGCACTTGACGGTTGAAATCGACAATATGGGTGCCCAGTTGACGCACGTAATTGACCAGCAAAGTGGGTACGACTATATTTGGAATGGTCAAGCTTGGCAACGGCACGCACCGATCCTGTTCCCAGCAATTGGTAAATCTAATCAAGACAGTTATTTATTAGAAGGCCAAACTTACCCCATGCCTCAACACGGTTTTGCGCGTGACTTTGATTGGCAAAAGGTTGCCCAAAGCGAAACAGCGGTAAAACTAGAATTGAAGGCTAACGAACAAACAAAACGCATGTTTCCATTTGATTTTACGCTTCAGGTTGAGTATCAGTTGAAAAATGATCAGTTAATTACCACTTATTACGTTATTAACCAGGACAAACGGCGAATGCCGTACGCGTTAGGCTCACATCCGGCATTTAACGTGCCAATTGATGATGATGGTGTTTTTGAAAATTATCGGTTAACGTTTAGTCCGCATCAAAAACAAGTTCAACGTTTAGGTGTCCGGCCAGTGCCGTTCCGCGATGGTAAAAAAGCTCCGTGGGACGCTATCAAAGACAGCCAATTGGCGTTAAACCATGAAATGTTTAATGACGGTTTGATTATCTTAGATGCAAAAAAGGTGGACAGTGTGTCCCTAACTTCTCCAGAGACTGCTCATGAAGTTAAATTGAACTTCAAGGACTTTCCATACCTCACCTTATGGACGATGGAAAATCGCACGGAGCCGTTCTTATGTATAGAACCATTTGCTGGTTTACCTGATGAAGCTGCAGAAACGCCTACCGACTGGAAGAATAAAAAGGGCAATAATCTGTTGGAACCCCAGGAAACCCAAACGTTTACGTATACGATCGAATTTAAATAA
- a CDS encoding QueT transporter family protein, with protein sequence MSTKMNVREIVISAIVAALYVAITFVFSAVSFGPLQFRVAEILNCLVVYDRRYIWGVSLGVLIANLQSSLGIIDITWGTLTTLITLSVVIIAIQKLTDNRVKLALAVIITTILMGFLVALELTYILKVPFFYTWGTVSLGEFGVMFIGAFVMYALGQSVDLSLDKRR encoded by the coding sequence ATGTCAACTAAGATGAATGTCCGCGAGATTGTCATTTCGGCAATTGTCGCTGCTTTATACGTTGCTATTACCTTTGTTTTTTCAGCAGTTAGTTTCGGTCCCCTACAATTTCGGGTCGCTGAAATTTTGAATTGCCTGGTAGTTTATGACCGTCGTTATATTTGGGGTGTCTCTTTGGGGGTTTTAATTGCTAATTTACAATCTTCTTTAGGAATCATTGACATCACTTGGGGGACTTTAACCACCCTAATTACTTTGAGCGTGGTCATCATTGCCATCCAAAAATTAACTGACAACCGGGTTAAATTAGCCCTCGCCGTGATTATTACAACCATTCTAATGGGCTTTTTAGTAGCCTTGGAACTTACCTATATTTTAAAAGTTCCCTTCTTCTACACTTGGGGAACGGTTAGCCTAGGCGAATTCGGCGTAATGTTCATTGGAGCTTTTGTGATGTACGCGCTTGGACAAAGCGTGGATCTTTCACTTGATAAACGTAGATAA
- a CDS encoding zinc-binding alcohol dehydrogenase family protein: protein MNEKMWAIGFKESLPIEAADSLVEFTTNRPEPSGHDLLVKVSAVSVNPIDIAVRKGQSEPLQEPQVLGFDAVGTVVSKGKEVTLFENGDRVFYAGSFKRAGSDSEYQLVDERIVGHAPQQLDDVHAAAMPLTSLTAWEALFEQLQINPEDPKKNAGKTLLIINGAGGVGSVATQLAHLAGLRVIASASRPETVQWCLDHGADQTVNHRKDLVTEVRNLGVQHVDYILELHNIDAQWEAMVELIKPGGRITSITSTQKPVNLTDLKRKSVTFAWEWMFAKSYYGTEDLVSQHENLEKIAKLLDEGKLKSTMTKELHPINVENIKKAHQLVESQKMMGKVVIK from the coding sequence ATGAATGAGAAAATGTGGGCAATTGGTTTTAAAGAATCGTTACCAATTGAAGCCGCGGATAGTTTGGTGGAGTTTACTACTAACCGCCCTGAACCAAGCGGACACGATTTGTTAGTTAAGGTGAGTGCTGTTTCGGTAAACCCGATCGATATAGCAGTACGAAAGGGGCAATCCGAACCGTTGCAAGAACCGCAAGTGTTGGGCTTTGATGCAGTTGGAACGGTGGTGTCTAAAGGTAAAGAAGTTACTTTGTTTGAAAATGGCGATCGCGTTTTTTATGCTGGTTCGTTTAAACGAGCAGGTAGCGATAGCGAATATCAATTGGTCGACGAGCGAATTGTCGGGCACGCTCCGCAACAATTAGATGATGTTCATGCAGCAGCCATGCCACTTACGTCCCTAACGGCGTGGGAAGCGTTGTTTGAACAACTTCAGATTAATCCAGAAGACCCAAAGAAAAATGCGGGAAAAACCCTCTTGATCATTAATGGTGCGGGCGGTGTAGGCTCCGTGGCAACCCAACTTGCACATTTGGCAGGTTTACGCGTGATTGCTTCCGCATCGCGTCCAGAGACAGTTCAGTGGTGTTTAGACCACGGTGCAGATCAAACGGTTAATCATCGTAAGGATTTGGTTACGGAAGTGCGCAATTTAGGAGTCCAACATGTGGACTATATTCTGGAATTGCATAACATTGACGCTCAGTGGGAAGCGATGGTGGAATTAATTAAGCCAGGTGGCCGGATTACTTCAATCACTTCCACGCAAAAACCGGTAAATCTAACTGATTTAAAGAGAAAGAGCGTTACCTTTGCTTGGGAATGGATGTTTGCGAAATCTTATTATGGAACGGAAGATCTTGTATCCCAACACGAAAATCTAGAAAAGATTGCTAAGTTATTGGATGAAGGAAAATTGAAGTCCACGATGACAAAGGAACTCCACCCAATTAACGTAGAAAACATAAAAAAGGCCCATCAATTGGTAGAAAGCCAAAAAATGATGGGTAAGGTGGTAATTAAGTAG
- the lpdA gene encoding dihydrolipoyl dehydrogenase, with the protein MVVGTQAIDVDTLIIGSGPGGYVAAIRAAELGQKVVIVERDFIGGICLNVGCIPSKALIQAGHLYATLQHGNPFGVTVGESKLDFAKTQDWKQHQVVEKLTGGVEMLLKKHKVEIVRGEAYFNDNETVNVISGDDSHIYRFKKALIATGSRPVEIPHFKFSGRVIDSTGALNLKSVPEHLIIIGGGVIGAELAGAYMNLGSKITIIEGLDHILNGFDGELIQPVLNNFKKNGVDIITEATAVEANQTDKDVTVTYEVDGTTKKVTGDYCLVSVGRRPNTDQIGLNNTDVKLDKRGLIEVSDSMQTSVKHIYAIGDVVAGPALAHKASYEAKVAAAAMSGEDAHDKHYVIPAVAYTNIEVATVGETPQTVAEKKLDAKSSKFPFAASGRAMTMDQTEGFIRLVTDNPTGAIIGAQIVGPEASDLISELTLAIENGITIRDIELTIHPHPTLGEEIMDAAEVAAGLPIHI; encoded by the coding sequence ATGGTTGTTGGCACACAAGCAATCGATGTTGATACGTTAATTATTGGTTCAGGCCCAGGTGGCTACGTTGCCGCAATTCGGGCAGCTGAATTGGGCCAAAAAGTAGTCATTGTAGAACGTGACTTTATTGGTGGAATTTGCTTAAACGTGGGCTGTATCCCATCGAAAGCTTTGATTCAAGCAGGACATTTATACGCGACCTTACAACACGGCAATCCATTTGGGGTTACCGTGGGTGAATCCAAGCTTGATTTTGCAAAAACCCAAGACTGGAAACAACACCAAGTAGTTGAAAAATTAACTGGTGGAGTTGAAATGCTGTTAAAGAAGCACAAGGTTGAAATTGTGCGTGGGGAAGCGTACTTCAACGATAACGAAACGGTTAACGTAATTAGCGGGGATGATTCCCACATTTATCGCTTCAAGAAGGCTTTAATTGCGACTGGATCTCGTCCGGTAGAAATCCCACACTTTAAATTTAGTGGTCGAGTTATTGACTCGACAGGTGCCTTGAACTTGAAGAGCGTTCCTGAACATCTCATCATTATTGGTGGTGGGGTAATCGGTGCAGAATTAGCTGGCGCCTACATGAACCTCGGTTCTAAGATCACCATTATTGAAGGCCTTGACCACATTTTGAATGGCTTTGATGGCGAATTGATTCAACCAGTTTTGAACAACTTCAAGAAGAACGGCGTGGATATTATCACGGAAGCAACTGCAGTGGAAGCTAACCAAACTGATAAAGACGTTACCGTTACTTATGAAGTTGACGGAACCACTAAGAAAGTTACCGGAGATTACTGCCTGGTATCAGTTGGACGCCGGCCAAACACCGACCAAATCGGCTTGAATAATACGGACGTTAAACTGGACAAACGGGGATTAATTGAAGTTAGCGACTCTATGCAAACTTCAGTAAAACACATTTACGCAATTGGAGACGTAGTTGCGGGACCTGCGTTGGCTCATAAAGCTAGCTATGAAGCAAAAGTTGCTGCAGCAGCAATGAGCGGTGAAGACGCACACGACAAGCATTACGTAATTCCTGCGGTTGCGTACACTAATATCGAAGTAGCGACGGTTGGGGAAACCCCACAAACGGTTGCGGAAAAGAAACTGGATGCTAAATCCAGCAAGTTCCCATTTGCCGCAAGTGGTCGGGCGATGACGATGGACCAGACGGAAGGTTTCATTCGTTTAGTTACTGACAACCCTACTGGTGCGATTATTGGTGCCCAAATTGTAGGTCCAGAAGCATCAGACTTGATTTCAGAATTAACCTTAGCGATTGAAAATGGAATCACCATTCGGGATATCGAATTGACGATCCATCCACATCCAACCCTTGGTGAAGAAATCATGGATGCTGCTGAAGTGGCTGCTGGTTTGCCAATCCACATTTAG
- a CDS encoding 2-oxo acid dehydrogenase subunit E2: protein MTEIFKMPDIGEGMAEGEIANWLVKVGDDVKADDAVAEVQNDKLLQEILSPYSGKVTKLFVDAGTVVKVGEPLIEFDGDGTGGGDDSKDDAAAAPAADKGSDNAPSGDAEIFNMPDIGEGMAEGEIANWLVKVGDEVKEDDPVAEVQNDKLMQEILSPYSGKVTKLFVDAGTVVKVGEPLIEFNGDGSGAGSGNAAPAASAAPAKENAAPANNDEPTKVGTAVASNGQVLAMPSVREYARKHDIDLMQVPATGRHGHITMADVKNFNGGAAPAAPKAAEKAAPAPSAAPAAEAPKPAPAKPAPVKAGRVPLSPIRKAISRNLTQRVQTVPHVTIMDEVEVSKLMELRDQFKEQTKAKGYKLTYMPFVAKALAAAARKYPELSATIDDETQEIVYYEETNVGFAVDTDQGLFVPNVKNTASKSIMQVAQEIDDLAIRGRDGKLKPAELQGGTVTISNIGSESGSGFFTPITNPGESSILGIGRIRKTPIVNEDGELAVGNTLKLSLSFDHRLIDGALAQKIMNELKALLGNPAYMLMEV, encoded by the coding sequence TTGACTGAAATATTTAAAATGCCAGACATCGGCGAAGGTATGGCAGAAGGCGAAATTGCCAACTGGTTGGTAAAAGTAGGCGATGATGTCAAAGCCGACGACGCGGTGGCTGAAGTTCAAAATGATAAATTATTGCAAGAAATCCTTTCACCATATTCCGGAAAGGTTACTAAACTATTTGTAGATGCGGGAACCGTAGTTAAGGTTGGCGAACCGCTCATCGAATTTGATGGCGACGGAACTGGCGGCGGTGATGACAGCAAGGATGATGCTGCCGCTGCACCAGCAGCTGACAAGGGCAGTGATAACGCCCCTAGCGGTGATGCAGAAATCTTCAATATGCCTGACATTGGTGAAGGTATGGCAGAAGGTGAAATTGCGAACTGGTTAGTTAAGGTTGGCGATGAAGTTAAGGAAGACGATCCCGTTGCCGAAGTACAAAACGACAAGTTAATGCAAGAAATCCTTTCACCATATTCTGGAAAGGTTACTAAGTTATTCGTTGACGCGGGAACCGTGGTTAAGGTTGGTGAACCACTCATCGAATTTAACGGTGACGGTAGCGGTGCTGGTAGTGGAAATGCTGCTCCAGCAGCAAGTGCCGCTCCTGCTAAGGAAAATGCCGCACCAGCTAATAATGATGAACCTACTAAAGTTGGAACGGCAGTGGCTTCTAACGGCCAAGTTTTGGCAATGCCATCGGTTCGTGAATACGCACGGAAACACGACATTGACTTAATGCAAGTTCCTGCAACGGGTCGTCACGGTCACATTACCATGGCAGACGTGAAGAACTTTAACGGTGGCGCTGCTCCAGCTGCTCCAAAGGCTGCTGAAAAAGCCGCACCAGCTCCTAGCGCTGCTCCAGCTGCAGAAGCTCCAAAACCAGCTCCTGCAAAACCAGCCCCAGTTAAGGCTGGTCGGGTACCACTTTCACCAATCCGTAAGGCAATTTCACGGAACCTAACCCAACGCGTCCAAACTGTTCCACATGTAACGATTATGGACGAAGTGGAAGTATCCAAGTTAATGGAACTCCGTGATCAATTTAAGGAACAAACTAAGGCAAAGGGCTACAAGTTGACTTACATGCCATTTGTTGCCAAAGCATTGGCAGCGGCAGCACGTAAGTACCCAGAATTGAGCGCAACAATTGATGACGAAACCCAAGAAATCGTCTACTATGAAGAAACTAACGTTGGCTTCGCGGTAGATACTGATCAAGGACTTTTCGTACCAAACGTTAAGAACACCGCTTCGAAGTCAATTATGCAAGTTGCTCAAGAAATTGATGACTTGGCAATCCGCGGCCGGGATGGCAAATTGAAACCTGCTGAATTACAAGGCGGAACCGTTACAATTTCTAACATTGGTTCTGAAAGTGGCAGTGGCTTCTTCACCCCAATCACTAACCCAGGTGAAAGCTCAATTCTTGGAATTGGCCGCATTCGCAAGACTCCAATTGTTAACGAAGATGGTGAGTTAGCAGTTGGAAATACTCTTAAACTATCACTTAGCTTCGACCACCGTTTGATTGACGGTGCCCTAGCACAAAAAATTATGAACGAGCTGAAGGCACTCTTAGGTAACCCTGCCTACATGCTTATGGAGGTGTAG